One window from the genome of Cryptomeria japonica chromosome 6, Sugi_1.0, whole genome shotgun sequence encodes:
- the LOC131074799 gene encoding ras-related protein Rab7 has product MSARRRTLLKVIILGDSGVGKTSLMNQYVNKKFSNQYKATIGADFLTKEVQFEDRLFTLQIWDTAGQERFQSLGVAFYRGADCCVLVYDVNVMKSFDNLNNWREEFLIQASPSDPENFPFVVLGNKIDVDGGNSRVVSEKKARAWCASKGNIPYFETSAKEGFNVEAAFQCIAKNALKNEPEEEIYLPDTIDVSAGRQQRSSGCEC; this is encoded by the exons GGTCGGTAAAACGTCTCTCATGAATCA ATATGTAAACAAGAAATTCAGCAATCAGTATAAAGCAACAATTGGAGCTGATTTCTTGACCAAGGAAGTGCAGTTTGAGGACAGGCTTTTCACACTGCAG ATATGGGATACTGCTGGCCAGGAGAGATTTCAGAGCCTTGGTGTTGCCTTTTACCGTGGTGCTGATTGCTGTGTTCTTGTATATGATGTTAATGTTATGAAGTCATTTGATAACCTTAACAATTGGCGTGAGGAATTTTTAATTCAG GCAAGCCCATCTGATCCAGAGAATTTTCCATTTGTGGTGCTTGGAAATAAAATTGATGTGGATGGTGGAAACAGTAGAGTG GTTTCTGAGAAAAAAGCCAGGGCATGGTGTGCTTCTAAAGGCAATATTCCTTACTTTGAAACATCTGCCAAAGAGGGCTTCAATGTTGAAGCAGCATTCCAGTGCATAGCTAAAAATGCATTGAAGAATGAGCCTGAAGAGGAAAT ATATCTTCCGGATACAATTGATGTCTCTGCTGGGAGACAACAAAGATCGTCAGGATGTGAATGCTAG